In one Triplophysa rosa unplaced genomic scaffold, Trosa_1v2 scaffold266_ERROPOS124324, whole genome shotgun sequence genomic region, the following are encoded:
- the tecpr1a gene encoding tectonin beta-propeller repeat-containing protein 1, whose protein sequence is MPSSLLRAVDVYGRVYSLSTAGQQWEHCRDAHLEFKRVTAMQQCCWGIACDHNIYLNVHASDVPIRYQEETYENQRWNPVDGFSDRLLPSDRWQWSDATGLNHQPLSGFQLPSENWEWEADWYEDENFGGELTEKGGWTYAIDFPATYTKDKKWNSCVRRCRWIRYRRYKSQDAWVKIPSEQTGALPDPFNDISCGGWEITEEPRGCLALWAVSLQGKVWFRSGIHHHNPEGSVWEEVPVPGEVVQVSCGPGDLVWAVLWEGHLLVREGIGRDCLKGTSWVTVESPNPGVGAVHVAVGVNVVWAVTKDHKVWFRRGVNSHNPCGSGWIGMVGEMVMINVGLNDQVWAIGFEDRAVYFRQGVTASELSGKAWRVVSVSRDSDRSHSSSSANSLQSAGCFFGGEVRLESQASVVSDIDPDTERAVGEVLPASETEVTPKPRIPKVTSDSFISELVSDREGQIGRRDVSAPAAGPSIPEEESAEKEAEDRGSPAQVLSPSQSGGLDPQWSNVDLEEAQTQTSGTAGDTADTSSLSSVATYNLAQEEPYGTDEHQKWAWVSGGGCAVDSHMQLNWFNSSASTALNCSMQAMSLSITPAQTAAWRKQIFEQLSERSKREMENFTHYEQAIEQSVWVKKGSMQWWRDWKPHKWVDVQFALEQFSGADGSKDGILFIYYTFNDEKKYLHSFINEVTILVPVLNESKHTFAIYTAERTKQRWPIRLAAAAELEMHDWLALLSVSCCDSRGIQGPPSKQAIWSITCKGDIFVSEPTKELEASPYPTACDQMFWRQVGGHLRIIESNSLGVVWGIGYDHTAWVHTGGYGGGFFQGLASSTDNIYTQTDVKSVYIYENQRWNPVTGYTNRGLPTDRYMWSDASGLKECTKTNTKPPSPNWTWVSDWTIDYAVAVGTDREGWQYAADFPASYHGNKTLKDFVRRRRWARKCKLTTTGPWQEVPPIPLSDVTVLPCGPKNTVEQVPLWAISNKGDVLCRLGVTSLTPAGSSWLHVGTDQPFKSISIGAVHQVWAIAKDGSAFYRGSVSAENPAGDCWYHIPSPAGQKLKQVSVGRTSVYTVDENGNLWYRQGVTPSYPQGSSWEHISNNVRKVSVGPLDQVWVIADKVQGSHSLSCGTVCRRLGVLPTEPKGHSWDYGIGGGWDHITVRGNAMEAPRIKMPPLTDNSSHQTSGRGPLQARNQPEMNGNPVGC, encoded by the exons ATGCCTAGCTCCCTCCTGAGGGCTGTTGATGTTTATGGGAGAGTTTACAGCCTTTCAACAGCGGGCCAGCAGTGGGAACATTGTCGCGATGCCCACTTGGAGTTCAAACGTGTCACCGCCATGCAGCAGTGTTGCTGGGGAATCGCCTGTGACCACAACATCTACCTGAACGTCCATGCAAGCGATGTTCCCATTCGCTACCAAGAGGAGACATATGAGAACCAG AGGTGGAACCCTGTCGATGGCTTCTCGGACCGGCTGTTGCCCAGCGATCGCTGGCAGTGGAGTGATGCCACAGGTTTGAATCACCAGCCGCTGAGTGGGTTTCAGTTGCCCTCTGAGAACTGGGAGTGGGAGGCAGACTGGTACGAGGATGAAAACTTTGGTGGGGAGCTCACAGAGAAAGGG GGATGGACCTACGCCATTGACTTTCCAGCTACGTACACGAAAGATAAAAAGTGGAATTCTTGCGTGCGACGCTGTAGATGGATACGATACAGAAGGTACAAGTCGCAGGATGCCTGGGTAAAG ATCCCCTCGGAGCAGACCGGAGCGCTCCCCGACCCGTTCAATGACATCAGCTGTGGTGGCTGGGAGATCACTGAGGAACCCAGAGGCTGTTTGGCACTGTGGGCCGTGTCTCTGCAGGGAAAG GTGTGGTTCAGGAGCGGCATCCACCATCATAATCCTGAAGGTTCTGTTTGGGAAGAGGTGCCTGTGCCAGGGGAGGTGGTGCAGGTAAGCTGTGGGCCGGGTGACCTAGTGTGGGCCGTCTTGTGGGAGGGTCACCTGCTGGTCAGAGAGGGCATTGGCAGAGACTGTCTTAAGG GCACATCATGGGTCACAGTGGAATCACCGAATCCTGGAGTGGGTGCGGTGCATGTAGCTGTTGGTGTAAATGTAGTGTGGGCTGTTACTAAAGATCATAAG GTCTGGTTTAGACGGGGTGTGAATTCCCATAATCCTTGTGGCTCGGGTTGGATAGGTATGGTTGGAGAGATGGTGATGATCAATGTAGGCCTCAATGACCAG GTGTGGGCGATAGGTTTTGAGGACCGGGCGGTGTATTTCCGTCAGGGCGTGACAGCCAGCGAGCTGAGTGGGAAGGCCTGGAGGGTTGTGTCCGTGTCTAGAGACAGCGATCGTTCCCATTCCAGTTCCAGCGCGAACAGTCTTCAGAG cgCTGGCTGTTTCTTTGGTGGTGAGGTGCGTCTGGAGTCTCAAGCTTCTGTGGTAAGTGACATTGACCCTGATACTGAGAGAGCAGTGGGTGAAGTTCTTCCCGCCTCTGAGACCGAAGTCACCCCTAAACCACGTATCCCTAAAGTCACCAGTGACAGCTTCATCTCAGAGCTGGTGTCCGACCGCGAGGGTCAGATCGGTCGGCGTGACGTGTCCGCACCAGCAGCCGGTCCGTCTATCCCTGAGGAGGAATCTGCGGAAAAGGAAGCGGAGGACAGGGGTTCTCCAGCACAGGTTCTCTCTCCTAGCCAATCAGGTGGGCTGGACCCTCAGTGGAGCAATGTGGACCTGGAAGAGGCTCAGACTCAGACTTCAGGAACTGCGGGTGATACAGCCGATACCAGCAGTCTGTCTTCTGTAGCTACCTATAATTTGGCCCAGGAGGAGCCTTACGGGACTGATGAGCATCAAAAATGGGCCTGGGTCAGTGGAGGAGGATGTGCGGTCGACAGTCACATGCAGCTTAACTGGTTTAACTCATCTGCATCCACAG CACTGAACTGCTCTATGCAGGCCATGTCTCTTTCTATCACACCCGCACAAACAGCGGCCTGGCGCAAACAGATTTTCGAGCAGCTCAGCGAACGCTCCAAGAGAGAAATGGAGAATTTCACACATTATGAGCAGGCCATTGAACAG TCCGTGTGGGTGAAGAAGGGCAGCATGCAGTGGTGGCGAGACTGGAAACCTCATAAGTGGGTGGATGTTCAGTTTGCGCTGGAGCAGTTCTCAGGAGCGGACGGCAGCAAGGATGGCATTCTGTTTATCTACTACACCTTCAACGATGAGAAGAAG tATCTGCACTCATTCATCAATGAAGTGACAATACTGGTGCCAGTACTCAATGAATCCAAGCACACGTTTGCCATCTACACAGCCGAGAGAACCAAACAGAGGTGGCCCATCCGTCTGGCTGCGGCAGCAGAGCTGGAGATGCACGACTGG CTGGCTCTGCTCAGTGTGTCCTGCTGTGACTCCAGAGGTATACAAGGCCCTCCCTCAAAACAGGCCATCTGGTCGATCACCTGTAAAGGTGACATCTTTGTGAGCGAGCCTACGAAAGAACTAGAAGCATCTCCCTATCCAACAGCATGTGATCAGAT GTTCTGGCGTCAAGTTGGAGGCCATTTGCGTATTATCGAGTCTAACAGTCTTGGTGTGGTGTGGGGGATCGGTTACGACCATACCGCCTGGGTTCATACTGGAGGCTACGGAGGAGGATTCTTTCAGG GGTTGGCAAGCAGCACAGATAACATCTACACACAGACGGATGTGAAGAGTGTTTATATATATGAAAACCAGCGCTGGAACCCCGTCACTGGTTACACTAACAG GGGTCTCCCTACTGATCGGTACATGTGGAGTGATGCCTCAGGTCTGAAGGAGTGCACCAAAACTAATACTAAACCACCCTCCCCAAACTGGACATGG GTGTCAGACTGGACTATTGACTATGCTGTGGCAGTAGGAACAGACAGAGAGGGCTGGCAGTATGCAGCGGACTTTCCTGC GTCATACCAtggaaacaaaacattaaaggaCTTTGTCCGGCGCAGGCGTTGGGCCAG AAAGTGTAAACTCACAACAACCGGCCCTTGGCAGGAGGTTCCGCCTATACCTCTGAGTGACGTAACAGTCCTGCCGTGCGGGCCAAAGAACACAGTAGAACAGGTGCCACTCTGGGCCATCAGTAACAAAGGGGATGTCCTGTGTCGCCTGGGTGTCACCTCACTGACCCCTGCA GGGTCGTCATGGTTACACGTAGGAACTGACCAGCCTTTCAAGTCCATTTCTATAGGTGCTGTCCATCAGGTTTGGGCCATCGCTAAAGATGGCTCGGCATTCTATAGGGGCTCTGTATCGGCCGAGAACCCAGCAG GAGATTGCTGGTACCACATCCCCTCTCCGGCCGGACAGAAGCTTAAACAGGTGTCAGTGGGCAGAACGTCAGTTTACACTGTGGATGAAAATG GTAACCTGTGGTACAGACAGGGTGTGACCCCCAGTTACCCTCAGGGCTCATCTTGGGAGCACATCTCTAATAACGTGCGAAAAGTATCAGTGGGACCTCTGGACCAG